From the Primulina tabacum isolate GXHZ01 chromosome 15, ASM2559414v2, whole genome shotgun sequence genome, one window contains:
- the LOC142527031 gene encoding cytochrome P450 87A3-like translates to MGIFLYETLALLIVAVTWWVFRWRNPKCNGVLPPGSMGFPVIGETLHYFSAQPLEGIPPFIAKRIARYGPIFRKSLVGLPVVMSTDPEINQYIFQQEGKIFQSWYTESALKITGGLLVHQGDAHRYLKNLARNILGPESLREELVHEIDLVTQKHLSLWHASNEVNVKEATEIMLFELAAKMLMGLDEAKASELRQNYKHFKESFVSFPLNIPGFGFHSVIQGKKRALEIIRETIVERRRSKENHQDFLSCILKEVEDGETILTEAMAENILFGLHFGAYETTSSTTTVALKFLRDHPQVLAQLKEEHDKILSIRDNKEATGITWAEYKSMTFTHMVINETVRLADNVFGMFRRVLQEVNLKGYTIPAGWVIVAIPSVTHLNPNEYQDPCSFNPSRWKGKEMHTASKNFLAFGGRRRMCSGADFAKLQLAIFIHYMVTR, encoded by the exons ATGGGTATCTTTCTCTACGAGACGTTGGCGCTGCTCATTGTGGCGGTAACATGGTGGGTGTTCCGGTGGCGGAACCCGAAATGCAATGGGGTGTTGCCTCCGGGTTCGATGGGATTCCCTGTCATAGGAGAAACTCTCCATTACTTCTCTGCTCAACCGCTGGAGGGAATTCCTCCCTTTATCGCAAAAAGAATTGCAAG ATACGGGCCAATCTTTCGGAAGAGTTTAGTCGGGCTTCCTGTAGTGATGTCCACTGATCCTGAAATAAATCAATACATTTTTCAGCAAGAAGGCAAGATTTTTCAGTCATGGTACACAGAGAGTGCTTTGAAAATCACCGGAGGGCTGCTCGTGCATCAGGGCGATGCGCACAGGTATCTAAAAAATTTGGCACGAAATATACTCGGACCGGAAAGCCTAAGAGAAGAATTAGTTCACGAAATCGATCTAGTTACCCAGAAACATCTAAGCTTGTGGCATGCTTCTAATGAAGTGAATGTGAAAGAAGCTACTGAAATC ATGCTGTTTGAGTTGGCGGCAAAGATGTTGATGGGTTTGGATGAAGCAAAGGCCTCAGAGCTTAGACAAAATTATAAACATTTTAAGGAATCCTTTGTCTCATTTCCTCTCAATATTCCAGGATTTGGCTTCCATTCCGTTATACAG GGAAAGAAGAGAGCGTTAGAAATCATCAGAGAAACCATTGTGGAAAGAAGACGAAGCAAAGAAAATCATCAAGATTTTTTAAGCTGTATATTGAAAGAGGTAGAAGATGGAGAAACAATTCTAACAGAAGCCATGGCTGAAAATATACTGTTCGGGCTTCACTTCGGTGCCTATGAAACCACTTCTTCCACCACCACAGTAGCCTTGAAGTTCCTTCGTGATCATCCCCAGGTGTTAGCCCAACTAAAG gaAGAACACGATAAAATTCTGAGTATCCGAGATAACAAGGAGGCGACAGGGATAACATGGGCTGAATACAAGTCGATGACCTTCACTCATATG GTTATAAACGAAACAGTTAGGCTTGCAGACAATGTTTTCGGGATGTTCCGAAGAGTACTGCAAGAAGTTAACTTAAAAG GATATACAATACCAGCAGGATGGGTAATTGTTGCTATACCATCAGTCACTCATTTAAACCCGAACGAGTACCAGGATCCTTGTTCATTCAATCCCTCGAGGTGGAAG GGGAAAGAAATGCATACTGCATCAAAGAATTTCTTGGCATTTGGTGGACGCAGAAGAATGTGTTCTGGAGCTGACTTCGCAA
- the LOC142528010 gene encoding putative pectin methyltransferase QUA3 isoform X2: MGHPNLLSSKQRNVRQWRLRNIISAAFFGAAFLFYLVVFTPLGGSLAAPRDQKLLPSSDSDPRQRAKLAAQIWHDNMPYDKIADRKGHQGWMKKEGPYFIFPGGGTMFPDGAVQYIEKLKKYIPIASGDLRTALDMGCGVASFGGYMLNENMLTLSFAPRDSHKAQIQFALERGVPAFIAMLGTHRLPFPGFSFDLVHCSRCLIPFTAYDAAYFLEVDRLLRPGGNLVISGPPVRWSKEEKEWADLQAVARSLCYELIIVNGNTAIWKKPTDSLCPLNKNKFGINICNVSDNPNLAWYFKLKKCVSRISLSNGDYSIGMIPKWPERLTKAPSRANVVKNGINLFEADSQKWEKRVNHYKNSLNLKLGTPSIRNVMDMNAFFGGFAAAIISDPVWVMNVVPAHKPTTLDVIYDRGLIGIYHDWCEPFSTYPRTYDLIHVTDIESLTKDPSSGKDRCNLVDLMVEMDRILRPEGTVIIRDSPETIDKVDRISRAVRWRVSIHEEQSESPRKEKILVATKKLWKL; encoded by the exons ATGGGCCATCCTAATCTTCTGTCTTCGAAGCAGAGAAATGTGCGGCAATGGCGTCTGCGGAACATAATCAGCGCCGCGTTTTTCGGAGCAGCGTTTCTCTTTTACCTGGTAGTATTCACTCCACTGGGTGGCTCACTCGCGGCGCCGAGGGACCAGAAGCTTCTTCCTTCGTCGGATTCAGATCCGCGCCAACGTGCGAAGCTGGCGGCGCAG ATATGGCATGATAACATGCCCTATGATAAAATTGCTGATCGAAAAGGTCACCAAGGGTGGATGAAAAAGGAAGGTCCATATTTCATATTCCCTGGTGGAGGCACAATGTTTCCTGATGGAGCAGTTCAGTACATCGAGAAACTTAAAAAGTATATCCCCATTGCCAGTGGAGATTTAAGAACAGCTCTTGATATGGGATGTGGG GTTGCTAGTTTCGGCGGATACATGCTTAACGAAAACATGTTGACTCTTTCTTTTGCTCCAAGAGATTCGCACAAAGCTCAGATTCAGTTTGCTCTTGAAAGAGGAGTACCAGCATTTATCGCCATGTTAGGAACTCATAGACTGCCCTTTCCTGGTTTCTCATTTGATCTTGTGCATTGTTCAAGATGCCTAATTCCTTTCACTGCCTATG ATGCAGCATATTTTCTTGAAGTGGATCGGTTGCTTCGCCCAGGAGGCAACCTAGTCATATCTGGCCCTCCAGTTAGATGGTCTAAAGAGGAAAAGGAATGGGCTGATCTTCAGGCAGTTGCTAGATCTTTGTGTTATGAGCTTATTATCGTTAATGGAAACACAGCCATTTGGAAAAAGCCTACTGACAGTTTATGTCctctgaataaaaataaatttggaaTCAACATTTGCAACGTATCTGATAACCCTAATCTTGCATG GTATTTTAAATTGAAGAAATGCGTGAGCAGGATATCTTTGTCCAATGGAGATTATTCTATTGGGATGATTCCAAAATGGCCAGAGAGATTGACAAAAGCACCTTCCAGAGCGAATGTTGTGAAAAATGGGATCAATTTGTTTGAGGCTGACAGCCAAAAATGGGAAAAGAGAGTTAATCACTACAAGAATTCACTAAATCTAAAACTCGGTACTCCGTCAATTAGAAATGTCATGGATATGAACGCTTTCTTCGGAGGTTTTGCCGCTGCAATAATATCTGATCCTGTTTGGGTGATGAATGTTGTCCCAGCTCATAAACCTACTACTCTTGATGTTATATATGATCGAGGACTAATTGGAATTTATCATGATTG GTGTGAGCCTTTTTCGACATATCCTCGAACATATGATCTGATTCATGTAACTGATATAGAATCCCTTACAAAGGATCCCAGTTCTGGAAAGGACAG GTGTAACCTTGTGGATTTGATGGTCGAAATGGATAGAATTTTGCGCCCAGAAGGCACAGTTATCATCCGGGATTCCCCAGAAACAATAGACAAAGTAGATCGCATTTCTCGAGCCGTAAGATGGAGGGTGTCTATACACGAAGAACAATCAGAATCGCCTAGGAAGGAGAAGATTCTTGTAGCAACAAAAAAGTTGTGGAAGctgtaa
- the LOC142528010 gene encoding putative pectin methyltransferase QUA3 isoform X1 yields MGHPNLLSSKQRNVRQWRLRNIISAAFFGAAFLFYLVVFTPLGGSLAAPRDQKLLPSSDSDPRQRAKLAAQVELGRQAVKIDSCPAEMVDHMPCEDPRLNSKLSREMNFYRERHCPPVEETLLCLIPPPRGYRVSVQWPESLDKIWHDNMPYDKIADRKGHQGWMKKEGPYFIFPGGGTMFPDGAVQYIEKLKKYIPIASGDLRTALDMGCGVASFGGYMLNENMLTLSFAPRDSHKAQIQFALERGVPAFIAMLGTHRLPFPGFSFDLVHCSRCLIPFTAYDAAYFLEVDRLLRPGGNLVISGPPVRWSKEEKEWADLQAVARSLCYELIIVNGNTAIWKKPTDSLCPLNKNKFGINICNVSDNPNLAWYFKLKKCVSRISLSNGDYSIGMIPKWPERLTKAPSRANVVKNGINLFEADSQKWEKRVNHYKNSLNLKLGTPSIRNVMDMNAFFGGFAAAIISDPVWVMNVVPAHKPTTLDVIYDRGLIGIYHDWCEPFSTYPRTYDLIHVTDIESLTKDPSSGKDRCNLVDLMVEMDRILRPEGTVIIRDSPETIDKVDRISRAVRWRVSIHEEQSESPRKEKILVATKKLWKL; encoded by the exons ATGGGCCATCCTAATCTTCTGTCTTCGAAGCAGAGAAATGTGCGGCAATGGCGTCTGCGGAACATAATCAGCGCCGCGTTTTTCGGAGCAGCGTTTCTCTTTTACCTGGTAGTATTCACTCCACTGGGTGGCTCACTCGCGGCGCCGAGGGACCAGAAGCTTCTTCCTTCGTCGGATTCAGATCCGCGCCAACGTGCGAAGCTGGCGGCGCAGGTGGAGCTTGGCCGGCAGGCAGTGAAGATCGATTCTTGCCCTGCTGAAATGGTGGATCACATGCCCTGTGAGGATCCTAGACTCAATAGTAAGCTGAGTAGGGAGATGAATTTCTATCGGGAGAGGCATTGCCCGCCGGTGGAGGAGACGCTGTTGTGCTTGATCCCTCCCCCTCGGGGATACCGTGTTTCAGTGCAATGGCCGGAGAGTTTGGACAAG ATATGGCATGATAACATGCCCTATGATAAAATTGCTGATCGAAAAGGTCACCAAGGGTGGATGAAAAAGGAAGGTCCATATTTCATATTCCCTGGTGGAGGCACAATGTTTCCTGATGGAGCAGTTCAGTACATCGAGAAACTTAAAAAGTATATCCCCATTGCCAGTGGAGATTTAAGAACAGCTCTTGATATGGGATGTGGG GTTGCTAGTTTCGGCGGATACATGCTTAACGAAAACATGTTGACTCTTTCTTTTGCTCCAAGAGATTCGCACAAAGCTCAGATTCAGTTTGCTCTTGAAAGAGGAGTACCAGCATTTATCGCCATGTTAGGAACTCATAGACTGCCCTTTCCTGGTTTCTCATTTGATCTTGTGCATTGTTCAAGATGCCTAATTCCTTTCACTGCCTATG ATGCAGCATATTTTCTTGAAGTGGATCGGTTGCTTCGCCCAGGAGGCAACCTAGTCATATCTGGCCCTCCAGTTAGATGGTCTAAAGAGGAAAAGGAATGGGCTGATCTTCAGGCAGTTGCTAGATCTTTGTGTTATGAGCTTATTATCGTTAATGGAAACACAGCCATTTGGAAAAAGCCTACTGACAGTTTATGTCctctgaataaaaataaatttggaaTCAACATTTGCAACGTATCTGATAACCCTAATCTTGCATG GTATTTTAAATTGAAGAAATGCGTGAGCAGGATATCTTTGTCCAATGGAGATTATTCTATTGGGATGATTCCAAAATGGCCAGAGAGATTGACAAAAGCACCTTCCAGAGCGAATGTTGTGAAAAATGGGATCAATTTGTTTGAGGCTGACAGCCAAAAATGGGAAAAGAGAGTTAATCACTACAAGAATTCACTAAATCTAAAACTCGGTACTCCGTCAATTAGAAATGTCATGGATATGAACGCTTTCTTCGGAGGTTTTGCCGCTGCAATAATATCTGATCCTGTTTGGGTGATGAATGTTGTCCCAGCTCATAAACCTACTACTCTTGATGTTATATATGATCGAGGACTAATTGGAATTTATCATGATTG GTGTGAGCCTTTTTCGACATATCCTCGAACATATGATCTGATTCATGTAACTGATATAGAATCCCTTACAAAGGATCCCAGTTCTGGAAAGGACAG GTGTAACCTTGTGGATTTGATGGTCGAAATGGATAGAATTTTGCGCCCAGAAGGCACAGTTATCATCCGGGATTCCCCAGAAACAATAGACAAAGTAGATCGCATTTCTCGAGCCGTAAGATGGAGGGTGTCTATACACGAAGAACAATCAGAATCGCCTAGGAAGGAGAAGATTCTTGTAGCAACAAAAAAGTTGTGGAAGctgtaa